The sequence TCGAGCACGGCGAGCGCGTCAGCCCGCTGTACGACTGGCGCCCGCAGAGCACCTACATCCGTCGTCCGCCGTACTGGGAAGGCGCGCTGGCCGGAGAACGCACGCTGCGCGGCATGCGCCCGCTGGCGGTGCTGCCGGACAACATCACCACCGACCACCTCTCGCCGTCCAACGCGATCCTGGCCTCCAGCGCCGCCGGCGAATACCTGGCGAAGATGGGCCTGCCGGAAGAGGACTTCAATTCCTACGCCACCCACCGCGGCGACCACCTGACCGCGCAGCGCGCCACCTTCGCCAACCCGAAGCTGTTCAACGAAATGGTGCGCAACGAGGACGGCTCGGTGCGCCAGGGCTCGCTGGCGCGGGTCGAGCCGGAAGGCCGGGTCATGCGCATGTGGGAGGCGATCGAGACCTACATGCAGCGCAAGCAGCCGCTGATCATCATTGCCGGTGCCGACTACGGCCAGGGCAGCTCGCGTGACTGGGCGGCCAAGGGCGTGCGCCTGGCCGGCGTGGAAGCGATCGTGGCCGAAGGCTTCGAGCGCATCCACCGCACCAACCTGATCGGCATGGGCGTGCTGCCGCTGGAGTTCAAGCCGGGTACCACCCGCCTGACCCTGGGCATCGACGGTACCGAGACCTTCGACGTCATCGGCGAACGCCAGCCGCGCGCCGACCTGACCCTGGTCATCCACCGCCGCGACGGCACCGAGCTGCGCGTGCCGGTCACCTGCCGGCTGGATTCGGACGAGGAAGTGGCGATTTACGAAGCCGGCGGCGTGCTGCAGCGCTTTGCGCAGGATTTTCTGCAATCCAGCGCAGCCTGATGCCGGAACCCTCGTAGGTACGGGGCCAAGCGCTTTCCCAATAAAGCCCCCTGCCGGGCAAGCCCGGCAGCTACGAGAACTTGCGATGCCGGCGAATCGGGAGCACACTTTTGGCAATCTTTGCCATAGGAGCGGCCATGGCCACCATGAACATCTCCTTGCCCGATGAACTGAAAAGGTTCGTTGATGAGCAAGTTGCCGAACAGTCCTATAGCTCCAGCAGCGAATACTTGCGCGAGCTGATTCGCCAGCGCCAGCGCGAAAAGGCAGCGGAGTTCCTGCGCCAGTTGATTGCCGAAGGGCTGGCCTCGGGGCCGGCGGAGCCTATCGAACCGGATTACTTCGAGCGCATGCGCGAACGTGCCAAGAAGCGGGCTGGAGCATGAAGCCGCTGCGCCTGAGGGAACAGGCCAAAAGCGACGCGGACGAAGCGGCAGCTTGGTACGCCAAACAAGGCGGCTTGGCGCTGGAGCTGGCCTTTGTCGATGCACTAGAAGCGGCATACGGCTTGATTTTTCGGCACCCGCGCATCGGCTCCACCCGCCATGCCGAACACGCAGCCGACCTGCCATCGCCACTGCGCTTCCTGCCGCTCAAGCGCTTTGAACACCACCTCATCTATTACATCGAACTGCCGCAACACGTCGAAATCATCCGCGTCTGGCATGCCTCGCGCGGGTTGGAGACATTGATAAGAAATGAGGAATGAACAAGGAGTCCAGAGTGTCATGAAGGTCAGGGAAAGCACCATCGAGCAGGAGCTGATCGAAAAGCTCGGGCAGCGCAAGTACACGCTGCGGCCCGATATCCGCGACCGTGCCGCCATGGAGCGCAACTTCCGCGAGAAGTTCGAGGCCCTGAACCGGGTCAAGCTGACCGACGCCGAGTTCCAGCGCCTGCTGGACGGCATCGTGACCCCGGACGTGTTCAAGGCCGCGCACACGCTGCGCCACCGCAACGCCTTCACCCGCGACGACGGCACCCCGCTCAACTACACCCTGGTCAACATCAACGACTGGTGCAAGAACGACTTCGAGGTCGCCAGCCAGCTGCGCATCAATACCGATTACAGCCACCATCGCTACGACGTGCTGTTGCTGATCAATGGCGTGCCCGTCGTGCAGATCGAGCTGAAGACGCTGGGCATCAATCCGCGCCGGGCCATCGAGCAGGTCGTCGAGTACAAGAACGATGCCGGCAACGGCTACGCGCGCACGCTGCTGTGCTTCATCCAGCTGTTCATCGTCAGCAACCGCGACGCCACCTACTACTTCGCCAACAACAACACGCGCCACTTCGCCTTCAACGCCGATGAGCGCTTCCTGCCCATCTACCAGCACGCCGCGCCAGACAACCGCAAGATCAGCGGCCTGGATGCCTTTGCCGACGCTTTCCTGCCCAAGTGCACGCTGGGGCAGATGATCAGCCGCTACATGGTGCTGGTGGCCAGCGAGCAAAAGCTGCTGATGATGCGGCCCTATCAGATTTACGCCGTGCAGAACATCGTCGAATGCATCGACAAGAACCTCGGCAATGGCTACATCTGGCACACCACCGGCAGCGGCAAGACGCTCACCAGCTTCAAGGCCTCCACCCTGCTCAAGGCCAACCCGGCCATCGACAAGTGCCTGTTCGTGGTGGATCGCAAGGATCTGGATCGCCAGACCCGCGAAGAGTTCAACCGCTTCCAGGAGGGCTGCGTCGAGGAAAACACCAACACCGAGTCGCTGGTGCGCCGGCTGGTGTCCGACGACGCCGCCGACAAGGT is a genomic window of Stenotrophomonas sp. Marseille-Q4652 containing:
- a CDS encoding type II toxin-antitoxin system RelE/ParE family toxin; translation: MKPLRLREQAKSDADEAAAWYAKQGGLALELAFVDALEAAYGLIFRHPRIGSTRHAEHAADLPSPLRFLPLKRFEHHLIYYIELPQHVEIIRVWHASRGLETLIRNEE
- a CDS encoding type II toxin-antitoxin system ParD family antitoxin — translated: MATMNISLPDELKRFVDEQVAEQSYSSSSEYLRELIRQRQREKAAEFLRQLIAEGLASGPAEPIEPDYFERMRERAKKRAGA